Proteins encoded by one window of Rhodobacteraceae bacterium IMCC1335:
- a CDS encoding carbon-monoxide dehydrogenase large subunit — MNDMTPDREERKSSLKGMGSSRKRVEDARFTQGKGNYVDDIKLDGMLSGDFVRSPYAHARVVDINTEAALKVPGVLAVLTAKDLEPLGLHWMPTLAGDKQMVLADGKVLFQGQEVAFVIAKDRFAAADGIEAVEVEYEELPVLTDPFEALKSDVVLREDLDPKADGAHGPRKHHNHIFTWEAGEKDATEQVLAEADVVAEEMIYYHRTHPCPLETCGCVASMDKVNGKLTLWGTFQAPHAIRTVVSLISGIEEHNIRVISPDIGGGFGNKVGAYAGYVCSVVASIVTGQPVKWIEDRMDNLMTTAFARDYWMQGKISATKDGKITGLWCHTTADHGGFDACADPTKFPAGFMNICTGSYDIPTAYLVVDGVYTNKAPGGVAYRCSFRVTEAAYFIERMVEVLAIELNMDAAELRRINFIKKDQFPYNSALGWEYDSGDYHTAWDKALKAVNYDDLRKEQSERVAAFQRGETRKLLGIGLTHFTEIVGAGPVKNCDILGLGMFDSCEIRIHPTGSAIARLGTISQGQGHATTFAQILATEIGLPADSITIEEGDTDTAPYGLGTYGSRSTPVAGAATAMAGRKIRAKAQMIAAYLLEVHDDDVEFDVDRFVVKGAPERFKTMKDIAFASYNQAIPGLEPGLEAVSYYDPPNMTYPFGAYICVMELDVDTGEHEIRQFYALDDCGTRINPMIIEGQVHGGLTEALAIAMGQEIAYDEMGNVKTGTLMDFFLPTAWETPHYTTDHTTTPSPHHPIGAKGVGESPNVGGVPAFSNAVHDAFRAFGLRQAHMPHDHWRVWKIANDLGLHD; from the coding sequence ATGAATGATATGACTCCAGACCGCGAAGAGCGCAAATCAAGCCTCAAAGGCATGGGATCCTCGCGTAAACGCGTTGAAGATGCGCGCTTCACCCAAGGCAAAGGCAATTATGTCGATGACATCAAACTTGACGGGATGCTGTCGGGAGATTTTGTACGCTCACCCTATGCGCATGCCCGCGTGGTGGATATAAACACCGAAGCCGCTTTGAAAGTGCCCGGCGTGTTGGCGGTGCTGACAGCCAAAGATCTTGAACCTTTGGGCCTGCATTGGATGCCCACTTTGGCCGGCGATAAGCAAATGGTCCTGGCCGATGGTAAAGTGTTGTTTCAAGGCCAGGAAGTGGCGTTTGTCATCGCCAAAGACCGTTTTGCAGCCGCGGATGGAATCGAAGCGGTCGAGGTTGAATATGAAGAACTGCCGGTTCTGACAGATCCGTTTGAAGCGCTGAAGTCAGACGTTGTTTTGCGCGAAGATCTTGATCCAAAAGCCGATGGCGCGCATGGACCGCGCAAGCATCACAACCATATCTTCACATGGGAAGCTGGTGAAAAAGACGCAACCGAACAGGTGCTGGCCGAAGCCGATGTGGTGGCTGAGGAAATGATCTATTATCATCGTACCCATCCTTGCCCCTTGGAAACCTGCGGCTGCGTGGCCTCAATGGATAAGGTCAATGGCAAGCTGACGCTTTGGGGCACGTTTCAAGCGCCGCATGCGATCCGCACCGTAGTCTCGCTGATTTCGGGCATTGAAGAGCATAATATTCGCGTGATCTCGCCCGATATCGGAGGCGGGTTTGGCAATAAAGTTGGTGCTTATGCTGGCTATGTCTGCTCAGTTGTGGCCTCCATCGTCACTGGCCAGCCAGTGAAATGGATCGAAGATCGGATGGACAATCTGATGACCACGGCTTTTGCCCGTGATTATTGGATGCAAGGGAAGATTTCGGCCACCAAAGACGGCAAGATCACCGGGCTCTGGTGTCATACAACAGCCGATCACGGAGGGTTTGACGCCTGCGCAGATCCCACCAAATTTCCAGCCGGCTTCATGAATATTTGCACAGGGTCTTACGATATCCCCACCGCCTATCTGGTAGTCGATGGTGTCTACACGAACAAAGCCCCTGGCGGCGTGGCCTATCGCTGTTCCTTCCGCGTCACGGAAGCGGCTTATTTCATCGAACGCATGGTCGAGGTTTTGGCAATTGAGCTGAACATGGATGCAGCCGAATTGCGCCGGATCAACTTTATCAAAAAGGATCAATTTCCGTATAATTCAGCGCTGGGCTGGGAATATGATTCCGGCGATTATCACACGGCTTGGGACAAAGCGTTGAAAGCCGTGAACTATGACGATCTGCGCAAAGAGCAAAGCGAGCGCGTGGCCGCGTTCCAGCGCGGTGAAACCCGCAAATTATTGGGAATTGGCTTGACCCATTTCACCGAGATTGTCGGGGCCGGACCCGTCAAAAACTGCGATATTTTGGGGCTGGGCATGTTTGACAGCTGCGAAATTCGCATTCATCCCACGGGATCCGCCATCGCGCGGCTTGGCACCATCAGTCAGGGGCAGGGCCATGCTACAACATTTGCCCAAATTCTGGCCACAGAAATCGGCCTACCGGCAGACTCGATCACCATCGAAGAGGGCGATACCGATACGGCCCCCTACGGGCTTGGCACCTATGGCTCGCGCTCAACGCCGGTGGCCGGCGCCGCCACCGCAATGGCGGGGCGTAAGATTCGCGCCAAAGCGCAGATGATTGCAGCCTATCTGCTGGAAGTGCATGATGATGACGTTGAATTTGACGTGGATCGCTTTGTGGTTAAGGGCGCGCCTGAGCGTTTCAAAACCATGAAAGACATTGCGTTTGCCAGCTATAATCAGGCGATACCGGGGCTTGAACCGGGCCTAGAGGCGGTCAGCTACTATGATCCGCCCAATATGACCTACCCGTTTGGCGCCTATATCTGCGTGATGGAATTAGATGTGGATACAGGCGAGCATGAAATCCGGCAATTTTATGCGCTGGATGATTGCGGCACGCGGATCAACCCGATGATTATTGAGGGCCAAGTGCATGGCGGTTTAACCGAAGCGCTGGCGATCGCGATGGGCCAAGAAATCGCCTATGATGAGATGGGCAATGTGAAAACTGGAACCTTGATGGATTTCTTCCTGCCAACGGCTTGGGAAACGCCCCATTACACCACCGATCATACAACCACGCCCTCGCCACATCATCCGATCGGAGCCAAAGGTGTCGGTGAAAGCCCGAATGTGGGGGGCGTTCCGGCCTTTTCAAACGCTGTGCATGATGCCTTCCGCGCCTTTGGATTGCGGCAGGCGCATATGCCCCACGATCATTGGCGGGTTTGGAAGATCGCAAACGATTTAGGCTTGCATGACTAA
- a CDS encoding trimethylamine methyltransferase codes for MVRRSRSSAAFNQAAAAPNTVAQGGTWAPFSDQSLSKIQQTVFKILTDIGVSEAPDTLCDVIIEAGGRCENDRLFYPRDLLEAAVQEGPKQVLLAGQNPLHDLRLGASASYTGTGGAAPTVLDDQSKTYHPSTLADLFSAARLSDTLNHIHFFSRSVVARDIEDPLEFDLGTAVASVFGTSKHVMVAASEAAHVPKIAELCYEIAGGEAAFRERPFLSLNINHAVPPLRMHAQSIAVMHAAVKAGIPVHCNVFGQLGASSAVTLAGSVAQTLAEVLAGLAFVHALDPQAPRIAGPRPMIIDLRSGGMAGGAGEQSMATAMAAQALRAWQIPCSVIAGATDSKLADFQSGYEKAMTIQSAMQSGANLITQAAGAQAALMGVSFAAMVADNDMLGAILRANILPEISEETLALAAIADVVAGEGHFLGRPETYARMRSDFLYPDVADRGLIEEWHASDKLDMGSRAARQARILLQNHWPKHTSQALRERYLKRFGLPLGPG; via the coding sequence ATGGTCCGCCGCTCTCGCTCATCAGCGGCCTTTAACCAGGCAGCTGCTGCACCGAATACGGTTGCACAGGGGGGAACCTGGGCGCCTTTCTCAGATCAGAGCCTTAGTAAAATTCAACAAACTGTTTTTAAAATTTTAACCGATATAGGCGTGTCTGAAGCGCCCGATACGCTCTGCGATGTTATCATCGAGGCAGGGGGACGGTGTGAAAACGACCGGCTCTTTTATCCGCGCGATTTGTTGGAGGCCGCTGTGCAAGAGGGCCCAAAACAGGTCTTGCTGGCCGGACAAAACCCCCTGCACGATCTTAGGCTGGGCGCAAGCGCGTCTTATACAGGAACCGGGGGGGCAGCCCCGACGGTTTTGGATGATCAGAGCAAAACCTACCACCCGTCTACATTGGCAGATTTATTTTCTGCCGCCCGATTGTCCGATACGCTCAATCATATCCATTTCTTTTCACGCTCAGTGGTGGCGCGCGATATTGAAGATCCGCTGGAATTTGATCTAGGAACCGCGGTTGCTTCGGTTTTTGGCACCTCGAAGCATGTGATGGTTGCAGCCAGTGAGGCCGCGCATGTGCCCAAAATTGCCGAGCTGTGTTATGAGATTGCCGGAGGGGAAGCCGCGTTCCGGGAGAGGCCGTTTTTGTCCTTGAATATAAATCATGCGGTACCCCCATTGCGCATGCATGCGCAAAGCATCGCCGTTATGCATGCGGCAGTGAAGGCGGGCATTCCGGTGCATTGTAATGTTTTTGGTCAATTGGGCGCGTCTAGCGCGGTCACATTGGCGGGATCGGTTGCGCAGACCTTGGCAGAAGTGTTGGCGGGTTTGGCCTTTGTGCATGCGTTAGACCCACAAGCGCCTAGAATCGCGGGGCCGCGCCCGATGATTATCGATTTGCGCAGCGGCGGCATGGCTGGCGGGGCGGGGGAACAATCAATGGCAACCGCGATGGCCGCGCAAGCCTTGCGCGCGTGGCAGATCCCATGCTCGGTGATTGCGGGGGCAACCGATAGCAAGCTGGCTGATTTTCAATCCGGATATGAAAAAGCCATGACGATTCAATCTGCGATGCAAAGCGGGGCCAATTTGATCACGCAGGCAGCGGGGGCGCAAGCCGCCTTGATGGGCGTGAGCTTTGCTGCCATGGTTGCGGATAATGATATGCTTGGCGCTATTTTGCGCGCCAATATTCTGCCCGAAATTTCAGAGGAGACCCTTGCCTTAGCCGCGATCGCGGATGTTGTCGCCGGCGAAGGGCATTTCTTGGGCCGGCCCGAAACCTATGCGCGCATGCGCAGTGATTTCTTATATCCTGACGTTGCGGATCGTGGATTGATTGAAGAGTGGCACGCCAGCGATAAGCTGGATATGGGCAGCCGCGCGGCCCGGCAGGCGCGCATTCTGTTGCAAAACCATTGGCCAAAACATACCTCTCAAGCCTTGCGAGAGCGCTATCTTAAGCGCTTTGGATTGCCGCTCGGCCCGGGTTGA
- a CDS encoding aldehyde dehydrogenase family protein: MDIEGDILEIDALVEKARQAQAVYEAQGSQKTFDLACQAVAWALMKPEHNSSLSKLAVQKTGLGNAADKMRKNHNKTLGLLRDLKSVTAFGHVEDNAETGLSTYLRPKGVIAAIVPSTNPLATPVNNIINALKSGNAIIIAPSPKGAEPFATLLTFIHQNLRSIGLNPDLVQMVPMPPSKAKTQRLMELADLLVVTGSQNNVRAGYSSGTPALGVGQGNVVTIIDESANIADAAEKIAASKTFDNATSCSSENAIIALEEVYDEAVAALEAEGGLVLSEEETQRLMSIHWHNGKLTSALLAKDIDVVLERLELTHRASENTRFLVVPSAKAGADAPISGEKMAQFFALYKAKDFQEAVTLALTIQDYQGAGHSLGLHSTNDARAHELAMAARTCRVIVNQAHCFATGGFFNNGLPFSLSMGCGSWGGNSIDGNLNWEHFVNRVRIVRVIEENKPDLEDVLSEFWSASAK; this comes from the coding sequence ATGGATATTGAGGGCGATATCTTAGAAATCGACGCGCTGGTTGAAAAAGCTCGGCAGGCGCAGGCGGTTTATGAAGCCCAAGGCTCCCAAAAAACCTTTGATCTGGCCTGCCAGGCGGTGGCCTGGGCGTTGATGAAACCAGAGCATAATAGCAGCCTGTCAAAGCTGGCGGTTCAAAAAACCGGTTTGGGCAATGCAGCGGATAAAATGAGAAAGAACCATAATAAAACGCTTGGCTTATTGCGCGATTTAAAATCGGTTACCGCCTTTGGTCATGTTGAAGATAATGCTGAAACCGGCCTCTCAACCTATTTGCGTCCAAAAGGCGTGATTGCCGCCATTGTTCCCTCAACAAACCCTTTGGCAACGCCGGTGAATAACATCATCAACGCATTAAAAAGCGGCAATGCAATTATTATCGCCCCCTCGCCAAAAGGCGCAGAGCCTTTTGCAACTCTTCTAACCTTTATTCATCAAAATCTGCGCAGCATCGGCCTTAATCCAGATCTGGTGCAAATGGTGCCAATGCCCCCCTCAAAAGCCAAAACCCAACGCTTGATGGAGCTGGCCGATCTTTTGGTCGTCACAGGTTCGCAAAACAACGTGCGCGCCGGATATTCTTCGGGCACGCCAGCCTTGGGTGTTGGGCAGGGCAACGTGGTCACAATCATTGACGAAAGCGCCAATATTGCAGATGCTGCGGAAAAAATTGCTGCTTCAAAAACCTTTGACAACGCCACGTCCTGTTCTTCGGAAAACGCCATCATTGCCCTAGAAGAGGTGTATGATGAGGCCGTTGCCGCGCTCGAAGCGGAGGGCGGGCTGGTGCTGAGCGAAGAAGAAACGCAACGCTTGATGAGCATACATTGGCATAATGGCAAATTAACAAGCGCGTTGCTGGCCAAAGATATTGATGTGGTTTTAGAACGTTTAGAGCTGACGCATCGGGCCAGTGAAAACACGCGTTTCTTGGTGGTTCCCTCCGCGAAGGCGGGTGCAGATGCCCCCATAAGCGGCGAAAAAATGGCGCAGTTTTTCGCTTTGTATAAAGCCAAAGATTTTCAAGAGGCGGTGACGCTTGCCCTGACCATTCAAGATTATCAGGGCGCCGGGCATTCTTTGGGGCTGCATTCCACAAATGATGCCCGCGCGCATGAATTGGCGATGGCAGCCCGCACCTGCCGAGTGATTGTGAATCAAGCGCATTGTTTTGCAACCGGGGGCTTTTTCAACAATGGATTGCCTTTCTCTTTATCGATGGGTTGCGGCTCTTGGGGGGGCAATTCGATCGATGGCAACCTCAACTGGGAGCATTTTGTCAACCGGGTACGGATTGTGCGTGTGATCGAAGAAAATAAACCCGATTTGGAAGATGTCTTATCTGAGTTTTGGAGCGCCAGCGCCAAATGA
- a CDS encoding AAA domain-containing protein translates to MSFSAVQTAMAEVGYMASDDLAVALHLAISLQRPILLEGAAGVGKTEVARVLATVQNTKLIRLQCYEGLDAAQAIYEWNYQRQLLAIRSSAEAGETGSTVEKRIFSEEFLLERPLLAAIRQPQAPVLLIDEIDRADEEFEAYLLEILADFQITVPELGTLKAVSKPIVVLTANGTRDLSDALRRRCLYTYVDYPDRETELAILNSRCPDIQAKLAEQIIGFVQKLRAEDLEKIPGIAETLDFAAALMGLGIADLTANPAALQASLTTLLKTQSDQAHITREVAQRLAGRAA, encoded by the coding sequence ATGAGCTTTAGCGCAGTGCAAACCGCGATGGCCGAGGTAGGCTATATGGCATCGGATGATTTGGCTGTCGCCTTGCATTTGGCGATCTCGCTGCAACGGCCGATCCTGTTAGAAGGGGCCGCTGGCGTTGGCAAAACCGAAGTGGCGCGGGTGTTGGCAACGGTGCAAAATACTAAACTCATCCGCTTACAATGCTATGAAGGTCTGGATGCTGCGCAGGCTATTTACGAATGGAATTACCAACGCCAACTTTTGGCGATCCGCAGCAGCGCCGAAGCAGGCGAAACCGGATCCACGGTTGAAAAGCGCATTTTTTCAGAAGAGTTCTTACTCGAACGCCCGCTTTTGGCCGCCATTCGCCAACCCCAAGCGCCGGTATTGCTGATCGATGAGATCGACCGCGCAGATGAAGAATTTGAAGCCTATCTTTTAGAAATTTTGGCGGATTTTCAAATCACCGTGCCAGAGCTCGGCACATTAAAAGCGGTGAGTAAACCCATTGTGGTTCTGACTGCAAATGGCACGCGCGATTTATCAGATGCGCTGCGCAGGCGTTGCCTTTACACCTATGTTGACTATCCAGATCGGGAAACCGAATTGGCCATTTTAAACAGCCGATGCCCCGATATACAAGCCAAGCTCGCGGAGCAAATCATCGGATTTGTGCAAAAACTGCGGGCAGAGGACTTGGAAAAAATCCCTGGAATTGCCGAAACGCTGGATTTTGCAGCAGCGCTGATGGGGCTGGGCATCGCCGATCTCACCGCGAACCCCGCGGCCTTGCAGGCCAGCTTGACCACGCTTTTAAAAACCCAAAGCGATCAAGCCCATATCACGCGTGAAGTGGCACAGCGGCTTGCCGGGCGCGCAGCATGA
- a CDS encoding carbon monoxide dehydrogenase — protein sequence MELNDEIEINAPISTVYAALNDPEILQQCIPGCEELIKHSDTNLEAKVVLKVGPVKARFSGEVVLDQTGAPDKFSLSGKGNGGAAGHAKGSADVTLRAEGDKTILAYAAKADIGGKLAQLGNRLVQSTAKKLAGKFFTRFSEILDAPEQT from the coding sequence ATGGAACTGAACGACGAAATCGAAATCAATGCCCCGATAAGCACTGTTTATGCGGCGCTGAATGATCCTGAAATTTTGCAGCAATGTATTCCGGGCTGCGAAGAGCTGATCAAACATTCCGACACCAATTTAGAGGCCAAAGTGGTTTTGAAAGTTGGCCCGGTAAAGGCGCGCTTCAGCGGTGAGGTTGTTCTTGACCAAACCGGGGCACCGGACAAGTTTTCGTTAAGCGGCAAAGGCAATGGCGGTGCAGCCGGGCATGCCAAAGGCAGCGCCGATGTGACTTTGCGCGCCGAGGGGGATAAAACCATCCTTGCTTACGCGGCCAAAGCCGATATCGGCGGCAAACTGGCGCAATTGGGCAACCGGTTGGTGCAAAGCACAGCGAAAAAACTGGCGGGTAAATTTTTCACCAGGTTTTCCGAAATTTTAGATGCGCCAGAGCAAACGTAA
- a CDS encoding AMP-binding protein — MSPLPKSKTLIQQIDANAAEHGDRIWLASPETGRQVSFADGAAQIRDIAQHIANMGLPKGSSIAIASPNSISACLTFMGIVYGGYVALPLNLVAGAKVLGYILAHSNAALIFVQNDCGDMIKEAMQEAKSTAKTCPLDLNGGPQWPESNPAKSKPNAPIESPKADSIGVLMYTSGTTGNPKGVMLSHHNLLAAGHFISTGHGITKQDRALCVLPIYHINGLCVTVMGTTVSASMLVLPHKFSVSSFWSHIAAYKCSWFSAVPTQFAYILNHPESTEDLSYLRFARSASAPLSPEIHRRFEKRFNIPIIETMGLTETGSQITTNPMPPAIRKIGSPGTAFGNEIMIADDTLAAVPTGTIGEILVRGANVMQGYLNQPEETAKTISPDGWLRTGDLGYLDQDGYVFVSGRIKELIIKGGENIAPREIDEALLEHEAVLEAAAFAVPCENYGERVEACIRLKEQMHASAPDLLAHCQTRLGKFKSPDTIHILEDLPKGPSGKVQRLKLFGLVYPTE, encoded by the coding sequence ATGAGCCCCTTGCCGAAAAGCAAAACGCTGATACAGCAAATTGACGCGAACGCAGCCGAGCATGGCGATAGAATCTGGCTGGCCTCACCGGAGACTGGACGACAAGTCAGCTTTGCAGACGGCGCTGCACAAATCCGCGATATCGCGCAGCATATCGCCAATATGGGTCTTCCAAAGGGCAGCAGTATTGCCATTGCCTCACCCAATAGTATCAGTGCCTGCCTCACATTTATGGGTATCGTCTACGGCGGCTATGTGGCGCTGCCCTTGAACTTGGTCGCGGGTGCAAAGGTATTGGGATATATCTTGGCCCATTCAAACGCCGCGCTGATCTTCGTGCAAAACGACTGCGGGGATATGATCAAAGAGGCGATGCAAGAGGCCAAAAGCACCGCAAAAACCTGCCCATTGGATCTGAATGGAGGGCCGCAATGGCCTGAAAGTAACCCTGCCAAATCCAAGCCAAATGCGCCGATCGAAAGCCCCAAAGCAGACAGTATCGGCGTGCTCATGTATACTTCAGGTACCACAGGAAACCCCAAAGGGGTGATGCTCAGCCATCATAATTTGCTGGCTGCTGGGCATTTTATTTCAACTGGCCACGGCATCACAAAACAAGATAGGGCCTTATGTGTGCTGCCGATTTATCACATTAACGGCCTATGCGTGACGGTGATGGGCACAACTGTCTCTGCCAGCATGTTGGTGCTTCCGCATAAGTTTTCAGTCTCGTCCTTTTGGTCTCATATCGCCGCGTATAAATGCAGCTGGTTTTCCGCTGTTCCTACGCAATTTGCCTATATTTTAAACCATCCCGAAAGCACCGAAGATCTGTCATATCTGCGCTTTGCGCGCTCGGCCTCTGCGCCGCTCTCCCCCGAAATTCATCGCCGCTTTGAAAAGCGTTTCAATATCCCCATAATCGAGACAATGGGGCTGACCGAAACCGGATCGCAAATCACCACCAACCCCATGCCCCCCGCAATCCGTAAAATCGGCTCTCCCGGTACCGCGTTTGGCAATGAAATTATGATCGCAGATGACACCCTAGCCGCCGTGCCCACTGGGACAATCGGTGAAATTCTGGTGCGCGGCGCCAATGTGATGCAAGGCTATTTGAACCAACCCGAGGAGACCGCGAAAACCATTTCACCCGATGGATGGCTTAGAACCGGCGATCTGGGATATCTGGACCAAGATGGATACGTGTTTGTATCGGGCCGCATCAAAGAATTGATCATAAAAGGCGGTGAGAATATTGCGCCACGCGAAATTGATGAGGCGCTGCTCGAACATGAGGCGGTTTTGGAGGCTGCGGCCTTTGCGGTGCCCTGCGAAAATTACGGCGAACGGGTCGAAGCCTGCATTCGCCTGAAAGAACAGATGCATGCAAGCGCACCCGACTTGCTGGCGCATTGTCAAACCCGTCTGGGAAAATTCAAATCACCAGATACAATCCATATCCTAGAGGATTTGCCCAAAGGGCCCTCGGGTAAGGTACAGCGATTAAAGCTGTTCGGATTGGTGTACCCAACCGAATAA
- a CDS encoding VWA domain-containing protein, which produces MSRVTRFAGRDPGPAARMSGFLAHLRENGLRLGVAETDLALVGLSHVSAAHIQETRAALKAICTGCKEDAARFDDLFAAYWLNTGRVKPKVISAQKPSHADQMSSSRRAAGTDQGASGAPDTPETGENEAESDGVGRLIASKTNNLKRADLRALIQPSDLAKAQELAEKLGTALKDRRARRRRAAQKGAQLHFRKIIRQSLATGGEPIRLARKNRPERSLKISALCDVSGSMTVYAKVFLAFLLGLMRNDPTTDAYLFHTRLIRISEAMRDKDAFRALTRMSLMADGFGGGSKIGESLDYYARNYAKKFVNGRTVVLILSDGYDTGPAHQLAGALAQLKKRGCKIIWLNPLKSWQDYQPIAKGMAAAMPYLDGFKSAGSLAELATLEPELARL; this is translated from the coding sequence ATGAGCCGCGTAACCCGATTTGCTGGGCGCGATCCGGGCCCTGCCGCCAGAATGAGCGGATTTTTGGCCCATCTGCGGGAAAATGGCCTGCGCCTTGGCGTGGCGGAAACCGATTTGGCACTGGTCGGTCTCAGCCATGTCTCGGCGGCGCATATCCAAGAAACCCGCGCTGCCCTAAAGGCGATCTGCACCGGATGCAAAGAAGATGCAGCGCGGTTTGACGATCTTTTCGCCGCCTATTGGTTGAATACTGGGCGGGTTAAACCAAAAGTTATCTCCGCTCAGAAACCTTCGCACGCTGATCAAATGTCATCTTCGCGCCGCGCCGCGGGCACCGATCAAGGGGCATCTGGCGCCCCCGACACCCCAGAGACCGGCGAAAACGAGGCAGAAAGCGATGGGGTGGGGCGTTTAATCGCCAGCAAAACCAATAATCTAAAACGCGCCGATTTACGCGCTTTGATCCAACCAAGCGATCTTGCAAAGGCCCAAGAACTGGCCGAGAAACTGGGCACCGCCTTGAAAGACCGCCGCGCGCGCCGCCGCCGCGCGGCGCAAAAAGGGGCTCAATTGCATTTTCGCAAAATTATCCGTCAAAGCCTTGCAACGGGCGGCGAGCCAATCCGGCTTGCCCGAAAAAACCGCCCCGAACGCAGCTTAAAAATATCTGCACTCTGCGATGTCTCTGGCTCGATGACGGTATATGCAAAAGTGTTTCTTGCGTTTTTACTAGGTTTGATGCGCAACGACCCCACCACCGATGCCTATTTATTTCACACCCGCTTGATCCGGATCAGCGAAGCCATGCGCGACAAAGACGCGTTTCGCGCCTTAACGCGGATGTCGCTGATGGCAGACGGGTTTGGAGGCGGCTCAAAAATCGGCGAAAGTTTGGATTATTATGCCCGTAATTATGCAAAAAAATTCGTCAACGGGCGCACCGTGGTGCTTATTTTATCCGATGGGTACGATACGGGCCCAGCGCATCAATTGGCGGGTGCGCTGGCGCAGCTCAAAAAGCGTGGCTGTAAAATCATTTGGTTGAATCCGCTGAAAAGCTGGCAAGATTATCAGCCAATTGCCAAGGGCATGGCGGCCGCAATGCCTTATCTTGATGGATTCAAATCTGCCGGATCACTGGCTGAGCTTGCCACTTTAGAACCGGAGCTGGCCCGCCTATGA
- a CDS encoding tripartite tricarboxylate transporter TctB family protein has protein sequence MGNLKKSDLIEAVFWLALAGIFFAVTYDFNQPIEIYKFGATGWPRTILLLMVLVALGNVFYTLRHGGKALKSRVGASEEPDQIEYHGLRDYLKTGFILLLPFAYAVSLKPVGFYAGTPVFIALIMLAWGERRLGFILGSTVVIYALLILLFMVVLNAPLPQGNVSPFYDISAFMLKTKTQLDQLF, from the coding sequence ATGGGCAATCTTAAAAAATCAGACTTGATCGAAGCCGTTTTTTGGCTGGCGCTTGCGGGCATTTTTTTCGCCGTCACCTATGACTTCAATCAACCAATTGAAATTTACAAATTCGGGGCGACGGGCTGGCCGCGCACCATCCTTTTATTGATGGTTTTGGTGGCTTTGGGGAATGTATTTTATACCCTGCGCCATGGTGGAAAAGCCCTGAAAAGCCGCGTTGGGGCCAGCGAAGAGCCAGATCAGATCGAGTATCACGGATTGCGCGATTATTTGAAAACCGGCTTTATCCTATTGCTACCTTTTGCCTATGCGGTCTCGCTGAAGCCCGTGGGGTTTTACGCCGGAACGCCAGTTTTCATTGCGCTGATTATGCTGGCCTGGGGCGAACGCAGACTCGGCTTTATTCTAGGCAGTACAGTGGTGATCTATGCCTTATTGATCCTGCTATTCATGGTGGTGTTAAACGCACCCCTGCCGCAAGGCAACGTTTCCCCGTTTTACGATATCAGCGCGTTTATGCTGAAAACTAAAACCCAACTCGATCAACTGTTTTAA
- a CDS encoding XdhC /CoxI family-like protein, protein MMPKELLDDDMSEAIDGLRTRQEAFALATIIRTAGATAAKPGAKAILDAQGQIVFGWIGGGCARSAVTKGVLRAIHENTPQLVSITPEDLLSEKGLSNGDESEGIRFARNGCPSKGTIDIFIEPCLPRPELIVFGASPVAMALTALAPQFDWSVSGNARSDGFAISPSTKRHAIVIATQGQGDLQALRASLRASKGFVAFVGSRKKYQTLAIKLIESGLPEERVRAVQAPAGLDIGAVTPEEIALSILAGLTKLRRKTFRGEAQNA, encoded by the coding sequence ATGATGCCCAAAGAATTGCTCGATGATGATATGTCCGAGGCGATTGACGGGTTGCGTACGCGCCAAGAAGCCTTTGCGCTGGCCACGATTATCCGCACCGCCGGAGCCACAGCGGCCAAGCCGGGTGCCAAAGCTATACTGGATGCGCAGGGTCAGATTGTTTTTGGTTGGATCGGGGGGGGCTGCGCCCGCAGCGCGGTTACAAAAGGCGTCTTGCGCGCCATTCACGAAAACACTCCGCAGCTGGTTTCGATCACCCCCGAAGACCTGCTGTCAGAAAAGGGATTGAGCAATGGAGACGAAAGCGAGGGCATTCGCTTTGCGCGCAATGGCTGCCCTTCAAAAGGCACGATTGATATTTTTATCGAGCCCTGCTTGCCGCGCCCAGAGCTTATTGTTTTTGGCGCCTCGCCGGTGGCGATGGCCCTTACCGCGCTGGCCCCTCAATTTGATTGGTCGGTTTCAGGCAACGCGCGATCTGATGGGTTCGCCATATCGCCATCGACAAAACGCCATGCGATTGTGATCGCCACGCAAGGTCAAGGCGATTTGCAAGCGCTGCGCGCCTCATTACGCGCAAGCAAAGGGTTCGTAGCCTTTGTTGGCAGCCGCAAAAAATACCAGACGCTCGCGATAAAACTGATCGAAAGCGGATTGCCAGAAGAGCGGGTGCGCGCCGTGCAAGCACCGGCGGGCTTGGATATTGGCGCGGTTACCCCCGAAGAAATTGCGTTGTCCATCTTGGCCGGATTGACGAAATTGCGGCGCAAAACCTTCCGAGGAGAGGCCCAAAATGCCTAG